A single window of Sparus aurata chromosome 22, fSpaAur1.1, whole genome shotgun sequence DNA harbors:
- the LOC115574105 gene encoding ribonucleoside-diphosphate reductase subunit M2, translating into MLSARSPLSVKNENTVSSQMSNMSLDKENTPPSLNTTRILASKTARKIFDEPAPKAVKKSSREEQEEPLLKENPRRFVIFPIQYHDIWQMYKKAEASFWTAEEVDLSKDLQHWESLKDEERYFISHVLAFFAASDGIVNENLVERFTQEVQVTEARCFYGFQIAMENIHSEMYSLLIDTYIREPKEREYLFNAIETLPCVKKKADWAMNWIGNKKANYGERVVAFAAVEGIFFSGSFAAIFWLKKRGLMPGLTFSNELISRDEGLHCDFACLMFKHLVNKPSAETVTNIIKNAVQIEQEFLTESLPVKLIGMNCELMKQYIEFVADRLMLELGFTKIYRVENPFDFMENISLEGKTNFFEKRVGEYQRMGVMSGSTDNTFRLDADF; encoded by the exons ATGCTTTCTGCTCGCTCTCCTCTGTCCGTCAAGAACGAGAACACCGTCAGCAGCCAGATGAGCAACATGTCGCTGGACAAAGAGAACACG CCGCCGAGCCTGAACACGACCCGCATCCTGGCGTCCAAAACCGCGCGTAAAATCTTCGACGAGCCCGCG ccCAAAGCCGTGAAGAAGAGCAGCcgtgaggagcaggaggagccgCTGCTGAAGGAAAACCCTCGTCGCTTCGTCATCTTCCCCATCCAGTACCACGACATCTGGCAGATGTACAAGAAGGCCGAGGCGTCTTTCTGGACAGCAGAGGAG GTGGATCTGTCCAAGGACCTGCAGCACTGGGAGTCTCTGAAGGACGAGGAGAGGTACTTCATCTCTCACGTGTTGGCGTTCTTCGCCGCCAGCGACGGCATCGTCAACGAGAACCTG GTGGAGCGCTTCACCCAGGAAGTGCAGGTGACGGAGGCCAGGTGTTTCTATGGTTTCCAGATCGCCATGGAGAACATCCACTCTGAGATGTACAGCCTCCTGATCGACACCTACATCAGGGAGCCCAAAGAGAG AGAATACCTCTTCAACGCCATCGAGACTCTGCCCTGTGTGAAGAAGAAGGCCGACTGGGCCATGAACTGGATCGGCAACAAGAAGGCAAACTACG GAGAGCGTGTGGTGGCCTTCGCTGCTGTGGAGGGAATCTTCTTCTCTGGTTCCTTCGCTGCCATCTTCTggctgaagaagagaggcctgATGCCCGGCCTGACCTTCTCCAACGAGCTCATCAGCAGAGACGAG GGtctgcactgtgactttgccTGTCTGATGTTCAAACACCTGGTGAACAAGCCGTCGGCAGAAACCGTCACCAACATCATCAAGAACGCCGTGCAGATCGAGCAG gagTTCCTGACAGAGAGTCTGCCTGTCAAGCTGATCGGGATGAACTGCGAGCTCATGAAGCAGTACATCGAGTTCGTGGCCGACAGACTGATGCTGGAGCTCGGCTTCACAAAG atcTACCGGGTGGAGAACCCCTTCGACTTCATGGAGAACATCTCTCTGGAGGGAAAGACCAACTTCTTTGAGAAGCGTGTGGGCGAGTACCAGAGGATGGGCGTGATGTCGGGCTCCACAGACAACACCTTCAGGCTGGACGCAGACTTCTGA
- the lgals8a gene encoding LOW QUALITY PROTEIN: galectin-8 (The sequence of the model RefSeq protein was modified relative to this genomic sequence to represent the inferred CDS: deleted 1 base in 1 codon), protein MSISNPRQTFLNPTIPFAGTILGGLLPGEMVLVQGSVPSKADRFQIDFTCGSSVKPRADVAFHFNPRFKRSPCIVCNTLQKERWGREEILYQMPFAPGATFEIIFLVLRDKFKVAVNGGHVLEYQHRLELERVDTLCISGQVKVQAVGVLPSASSVSPEASLSSQDSHTNPISSSSGDLSVPFTGELVKGLSVGRSIAIKGEISQSAHSFSVNLRVSSSGDIALHLNPRLKKGVFVRNSFLSECWGSEETDLACFPFTTGRYFEMIILCDAQQFRVAVNGNHQLDYRHRVKDLSRITELEVLGDVTLLDVKIL, encoded by the exons ATGTCGATTTCAAACCCGAGACAAACGTTTTTAAACCCG ACGATTCCCTTCGCCGGGACGATCCTGGGC GGGTTGCTGCCGGGGGAGATGGTTCTCGTTCAGGGATCAGTGCCGTcgaaggctgacag GTTCCAGATAGATTTCACGTGTGGCAGCAGCGTGAAGCCGAGGGCCGACGTGGCGTTCCACTTCAACCCGAGGTTCAAGAGGTCGCCGTGTATCGTCTGCAACACGCTACAGAAGGAGCGCTGGGGCCGAGAGGAGATCCTGTACCAGATGCCCTTCGCTCCGGGGGCCACGTTCGAAATCATCTTCCTCGTCCTGAGAGACAAGTTTAAA GTGGCGGTGAACGGCGGTCACGTGTTGGAGTATCAAcacagactggagctggagcGAGTCGACACGCTGTGCATCTCTGGACAGGTCAAAGTTCAGGCTGTCGGCGTCCTGCCGAGTGCT AGTTCAGTTTCTCCTGAAGCCAGCCTGAGCAGCCAGGACTCACACaccaat ccaatcagctcctcTTCAGGCGACTTG AGTGTTCCCTTCACAGGTGAGCTGGTCAAAGGACTGAGTGTCGGACGAAGCATCGCCATCAAGGGAGAAATCAGTCAGAGtgcacacag TTTCAGTGTGAACCTGCGAGTTTCCAGCAGCGGCGACATCGCTCTTCATCTGAACCCTCGTCTGAAGAAAGGAGTCTTCGTCAGAAACTCCTTCCTGTCTGAGTGCTGGGGCTCCGAGGAGACGGACCTGGCCTGCTTCCCCTTCACCACAGGACGGTACTTCGAG ATGATCATCCTGTGTGACGCTCAGCAGTTCAGAGTTGCCGTTAACGGGAACCACCAGCTGGACTACAGACACCGAGTCAAGGACCTGAGCCGCATCACAGAGCTGGAGGTTCTGGGAGACGTGACGCTGCTCGACGTCAAGATCCTGTGA